TGCATCTGAAAGATTTTCTTCACGTAATGCTGTGCCTGGACGTAATTCACCCCTTAGTATCCTGTTTTTGAGTGTAAAATATACAGTATCTGCAAGATTTGAATTTTCATTAATCATTGGTTATTATTGACTCCCTTTGCCATTGGCAGTATCAATGGTGCCTCACGAAGTACAGAAAAGGTCAGGCTATTATTATTTTTCAGTAAAAAATCAATGGCAGCTTGAAGATTATGGTAAAACTTAAGCCCGCTTATGTCAGCAATTTCATTAAGATCGGGGCTGTCGGAGACAAATGATATTGTTGCTTTTTTGCGGACTTGATATGTTGCGTAAGCTGCCGCTGCGGCAAGACCAACCATATCGCGGCGTTCTTTGTATTTAAGTATTTTTTCCTCGGGAGCACTCATAAGCTTAGCGTACGTTCTGTGTGGCCCTATACCTTCTCTTAGAGATGCAACTACTATGATATGTCCGCCATAAGAAACGACGTTTTCTGCTGCGTACAGAGCCTTACCTGCTTGCCACAAATCTATTTCTTCCGGCCATGCCTGGACGATAACAACGTCCGCAACCGGAACTTCAACCGACATAATAGATTTTGCTTTGGTAATTGCCGATTTATGGGCCTCTTCGGGTTCTCCTGCAATAATATCGCTTAATTTACCGCTTCCGTCACATATGCACTGTATAAGAAATGAGAGCCCCGCTGTCTTGGCTGCCACCATTATCTCATTTATAGCAAGATTGTTACTGTTTCCTAAGCATATCGAATTGTCATAATATGGCATCCAATGAGTTTGAGAAACGGACTGAACCCCGCTTACCCCAGGCAATATAATTTTACCGCCTCCTGACCATCCACAGTAACGATGAGGAAATACGCTGCCGATTCCTATTATACAGCGATAGTCCAGGAGTAGAGGATTTACTTCTATGGGAATACCGGATGGTGTATTTCCAATTTTTACAAGTTCAGAGTTGAATTTGTGGCTTAGCCAACCGATCCTGCCCCATAGGCATGAGCCAATTTTATCAAATGCCTCGCTCTCGG
The genomic region above belongs to Synergistaceae bacterium and contains:
- a CDS encoding lactate racemase domain-containing protein — its product is METVSSFCLSSKREWDATVPYGRLLAITDKPCFRSIDNIDAYLAERLAGSFQAQKLKELAGRAGKALIICDDSTRPTPTSKILPVISRFLEQAGVSTDKQRILFATGSHREISESEAFDKIGSCLWGRIGWLSHKFNSELVKIGNTPSGIPIEVNPLLLDYRCIIGIGSVFPHRYCGWSGGGKIILPGVSGVQSVSQTHWMPYYDNSICLGNSNNLAINEIMVAAKTAGLSFLIQCICDGSGKLSDIIAGEPEEAHKSAITKAKSIMSVEVPVADVVIVQAWPEEIDLWQAGKALYAAENVVSYGGHIIVVASLREGIGPHRTYAKLMSAPEEKILKYKERRDMVGLAAAAAYATYQVRKKATISFVSDSPDLNEIADISGLKFYHNLQAAIDFLLKNNNSLTFSVLREAPLILPMAKGVNNNQ